Below is a genomic region from Silurus meridionalis isolate SWU-2019-XX chromosome 10, ASM1480568v1, whole genome shotgun sequence.
AAAGCAATTGTCAAAGGTACAGGCACCTGAACATGTAAaccatttgaatttttttagaATTAATGCTAAACAAGTGTAGGCTTCCCATCAACATTTGTATTCAggaaaattagcttttttttattattagctttGCCATCGCACAGGGACGAGGCAGCTCTGAAGGCCTGTGTTTAAAACTCAGAGTTAATAATGTGAAAACGTGAAGGGGCATCTCAAATCAGTAAAGCATAAACCCCTCCGCACCCCCAGCAGACCGTTCTACCGCCCACTCTTTCATTCGAAAGGCGTTTCACATCATCGCGAAGTGATTTATTATGGTTAGATGAAGGGATCTGGAACTGGTGAGTTTTTGGGGAAAGGCTGAGCAAGGCCCAAGGCCAAGGACAGAGTTTCACAAGGCAGAAAAGGAGTCGATTTGGCTCATGTGTCAAACCTCTGTGTGAATCCCAGTTAAAATGTACAGTGTTGTGGGTTGGATTTGGGATTGGATTATGATCATTCTGATttaaagcagacacacacacacacacacacacacacacacacacacacacacacaacatggatGACTGCATAACAAATCCGAAGAAAACCACATCAGAGCAcatggtcagccatgatacagcacccctttggagcacaaagggttgagggccttgctcaagggcccaacagtggcagcttggcgatactcaagtcaagtcaagtcaagaggcttttattgtcatttctactatacacagtggtgcacagtacacagtaaaaacaagacaacattcctccagaaccctggtgctacacaacaacatagagctacaaaacacaatataaagctacaaaaagtgcatcaagtgcagacaaaaaacagtacagacaggcagacaacacaagacaacacaagacaatacacataatacaagatggcgccgaccagtaaacccaCTGTATactttgaatatacagtactgtgcaaagaggactaAAAAGACTAAAACAAAGAGTATATTTACAAAACCActatgcagtgcaaaaacagcagtagcagcagtcgagaggtgcaaaaaacagcatgtaaacagtgtaatatggtTAAGTGTGGCTTAACCCCCCGACCTTCTAATCAAAAACCCAAAGAATTAATAACTGAGCTACCAAGTTTCTTATATTCCAGAGTGAAAGACGAAgatcctttaaataaaaaaaaaaaagtatattcatATCATACACTGTatgtgcaaaagtattgggacacttgacctttcctagtatatgtggttcttctccaaactgttaccacaatccTGTAGACACATAAtgtataggatttttttttaaatgcggtctaataaaatgttgtgtttacttAAAATTTGgcaacccaaacctgttccagcagatctggtttacatgaattggagagaaagatcttgagagttttagagctctgatctcatccctactgaacacctttggaataaattggaacagtaactgcacccccaggcctcctcacctcacctacatcagtacctgactttactaacactcttgtggctgatgaagaCAAATGTCTagaagcacattccaaaatctagtggaacatctttccataAGAGTAGAGGGAATTATACTGTTATAGCAAATtgcgactaaatgtggaatgtgatgctcaaaaagcacatatcgtACCGTAGAGTGTCCGcttacttttggcaatacagtgcatttggatatatttaatacaatttatattgtaatataaatgataaaatcaaatgtatatattgATAATTACTTCTTATTTTGACCTGAGCGTAACAAGATGTCAGTGTATTTACAGTGTATTTGTCTCTTTGTTTAGTGTCCATTTGGACCCAGAAGGTATTTGATCTCTACCCcttcttctctccctctttatTAGAAAGCGGTCAGTGACGCATGCCCAACTGATGCACGACAAAGGTCGAACCCTGCAAGAATTCAAGCGGCGTATGTGGCTGCAGGAGCTGCTGCATGAAGTCCATACAGCAGAGCTCCATGAAGTGCAGCAGCGTGGTGGAATCAGCGGTGGAGGTGGGTCTATCAGTGTCGGAGTTCCCATGGGGGTGGGAATGGGCATCAGTTTGAGTCCTGGCACAGCTAACCCTAAACCCGTGGGCGGCACCAAGAACCTGCCGATCAGCTTCAGCCCAGAAGATGAGGAAGGCACTAACCTTCCCCAAGAGACCAACAAGTCACAGATATACAAAGATGGAGCACCCAAGGCCggaatgaaaaagaagaagaaaggaaaagctGGAAAGCGGAGGGATGGGGAGAAGAGGAAACGAAGAACTCGTTCGCCTGACCGGCCAGAGGCGATCGAACCGGACAACGGCTTCCACGTGGAGCAGTGGATACACACGGCCCAGCGAGCAGCGGTGCACTAGAACACTGTCAGTCTCTGACAACGGTAAAGCGACTTTACTTGTTATACCATTTCTCATGACACCACAATCATCAGTCTTCATCATTACAGCCTGTGCATCTTACCATGTAAATCCCTCTTAAATAAACTTTGATGTATCTAGTCTTTGATGTTTTATAGATTACACCAAAGCGTACGCATTTCAAGCTTGAAAAAATCAGTAGAAATGTctagaaatgtttaataatctCGTTTTAACAAAACTTTCCAAGAAATCAAAGGAGACCTACAGTAAATGTAGCAGTGACTGAAATCATTACTTCTTATCAGTTTCAGTCACTGGAGTCACTCCATcagtgtttattacatttatgcaaTCTTCATTCTcctcaagcaaaaaaaaaaaaaaaactgagggggaaaaaatatatgcTTTATTATTGAAGTTTTTGGCAACAATATAATGGTTCATGCAggcaaaatttatatatatatatatatatatatatatatatatatatatatatatatatatatatatatatatatattcaagtattatttttttctttattaatagtattaattAACATAGGTCACTAATACATTTGGGAATTGGTTTCTggaaacacacaacacatcacacacaaatactttGGCAATAGCGAAAGgtcttttgcactttttttcgAAGTTGCAGAGGTTTCCAGATGTCTCTTTTGCAAAATTTTAAACACCTGTACAGATTGTCCCACAATATCTTTTTCTTCTGCCCAAAAAAAACGCTCAACATGctcattatatacacacataaaaacaaaagaaatctgCACACCATCAGTAATGAAATTATTGTGATGTATATATCTGATAAAGCTGACCTGGCatctttgtgttttgtctttcaGATTTATAAGGACATTATACATGACACATGGACACCACAATGCTCATGTTGCAGTATTCACTGTAACAGCGATAGTTGGGAGCGCGGAacgatatttattttatgtaaatattctTAATtagtaataaacaaataataaaagataatgatAAAACATTATCCTGTTGCTCTGTGGGAGCTAGATTTGGATTTTTGTGAATACAatgctttattcattttttttttttttcggtttatatatataatttttttttttttttgtaaggacTATACCAATTATCAATGTCAgattttcataatttattttgtttgaatggtgtatttattttgtaaaggtATCAAGGTGCTgctgaccttttttttatatattttgtaccaTAATGCACtttagatatatataaatataaatctatattcAAGTAATGCCATTAACTGAATTATTTTGTGGTTAtttgaatgaagaaaaaaaacagccctcttttttttttttttttttttttttaagccatttAGCTGTTTTCTTCTCGCTTTggcattcatttgtttttgttgtttttgtgggGGGTTTTGTattactggttttttttttttttggtttttctttgctgctgacCTGGATGCCGCACATGTCGTCCAAAGATTCAGTCCTAAGAACGTTCATgtctatgatttatttttatgtgtacAGTACAAGTTGTacataaacacacccacacacacacacacacacacacatacacatgctctTCACTGAACTCATATTCCTTGGCACTTGCACTGATTAAACAATCCTGTATTGAATGGATTAAACATCTGACCGACACCATGCATTGCCCTGAgtcctgtgtctgtgtctggtgtgtgtgtgtgtgtgtgtgtgtgtactatgtGTGCAGTCTAACCATTAAAAATACAGCAGGAATTGACATTGCCTTCTGCAAACTGGACCATTTGAATTCCCAGAGGGCCTGAAATTTTtactttatacagtataaatcaCCTATAAAACTGCCACAGAAACCCCTGTACTCAAGTACTGCTAGCATAAACATTTACTAGCCTAGCTAGAAAACACCTAGCTAATACTAAATACACTTTACataaacagcaacaacaaacacCTACAGACACAACCGGGTTACCTATTGGCTATCTCTGTATGGATTAAACATACAGAGAGATAACTGGAGATCCAGGCTTGGGTTACAGTATCTGCCTTTCATTCACTTTTCGTCCAGACTGCTTGTCTCGATCGCTGTCTCGAGCCGCATGAAAGTATGTGCTTGAGAAAGCaaagtgggtgtgtgtgagaagtgaaGTGGAAAGAAAAGTTGGTGTGAGGTGAACGCACCCCACGACCCTGCGAAAACAGCGTAGGTGTAGGAAGTACCGTGTGCGATCAAGACCGAGcatgtatacacatatacataagtATACACACGTGTTTATGACTGGTCCTGTATTGttagtggacacctgattatcaGAGCTGTCTCTGTTATATATATccccagtcttctgggaagtgttttataatatttggGAGTGTGGATGTGGGGATTCCTTTAAGAACATTAGTGAAATCAGGTCCTGGTGTTAGACatggaggtctggggttcagttgCAGAACACTCGAGTTCTTCGTCTTCATAGAGGTCATTTTGCGcacattgtaatgctggaaccaGGGAACAGCTAGAAAATTATTTATGGGGTGGGAAGGGGGTGTCATGAGAATTATGAGGGGTGTCAACATGAAACAAGTATCCTTGTATGGTTTTTGTTGATTCAAGAAATGATATACATACACTGGGGTGCACATTTTATATGGGTCCATAAAAATAGAGTCTAATGTGTGATTGAATTTACCTGAACCTGAATTGGAAAGacataaactaaataaaatggttAAGGTATATGTAACTTCTGTTCTTTTAGTTCTACACAAATCTGTGTgaatctttcttcttcttcttcttcttctttcggcttctcccattaggagtcgccacagcggatcatccgtctccataccccctgtcccatacatctgcctctttcaaaccaactacctgcatgtcttccctcaccacatccataaacctcctccttggtcttcctcttttccttcttcctggtggctccatcctcagcattctcctaccgatgtaccccatgtctctcctctgcacatgtccaaaccatctcaatctggcctccctcaccttgtctccaaaatgtcccacatgcgtccctctaataaatgtgtttataatcctgtccatcatagTCACTCCTaacaaaaatctgtttaaatctATGCCAAGTTTAATTTGCTAAACATGAAAAACAGTAAAGAT
It encodes:
- the pthlha gene encoding parathyroid hormone-like hormone a, giving the protein MLCSGRILQQWCLAVFLLCSPVPHYGRPIDALSNRIKRSVTHAQLMHDKGRTLQEFKRRMWLQELLHEVHTAELHEVQQRGGISGGGGSISVGVPMGVGMGISLSPGTANPKPVGGTKNLPISFSPEDEEGTNLPQETNKSQIYKDGAPKAGMKKKKKGKAGKRRDGEKRKRRTRSPDRPEAIEPDNGFHVEQWIHTAQRAAVH